One segment of Bacteroides caecimuris DNA contains the following:
- a CDS encoding DNA translocase FtsK, with translation MAKKKLDKEAESTPSSPSKIVAVCKNETVHFVIGLMLVIFSVYLLLAFSSFFFTGAADQSIIDSGSSADLAAVNNQVKNYAGSRGAQLASYLINDCFGISSFFILVFLAVAGLKLMRVRVVRLWKWFIGCTLLLVWFSIFFGFAFMDHYQDSFIYLGGMHGYNVSRWLISQVGVPGVWMILLITAICFFIYISTRTIVWLRKLFALSFLKREKKEKEEIIPEGEGDQEFTTSQPQEVGGNLERTYKQTPPPAPVMDILAEEPEDEFPVNQPGLEDSPLSDDSEEVTMVFEPTISDPVPVVHDEPLEETEPGFEVEPATSEEEYEGPELEPYNPTKDLENYRFPTIDLMKHFENDDPTIDMDEQNANKDRIITTLRSFGIEISTIKATVGPTVTLYEITPEQGVRISKIRGLEDDIALSLSADGIRIIAPIPGKGTIGIEVPNKNPKIVSGQSVIGSKKFQESKYDLPIVLGKTITNEVFMFDLCKMPHVLVAGATGQGKSVGLNAIITSLLYKKHPAELKFVLVDPKKVEFSIYSVIENHFLAKLPDGGEPIITDVTKVVQTLNSVCVEMDTRYDLLKMAHVRNVREYNEKFINRRLNPEKGHKFMPYIVVVIDEFGDLIMTAGKEVELPIARIAQLARAVGIHMIIATQRPTTNIITGTIKANFPARIAFRVSAMMDSRTILDRPGANRLIGKGDMLFLQGADPVRVQCAFIDTPEVEEITKFIARQQSYPTPFFLPEYVSEDSNSEVGDIDMGRLDPLFEDAARLVVIHQQGSTSLIQRKFAIGYNRAGRIMDQLEKAGIVGPTQGSKARDVLCIDDNDLEMRLNNLQ, from the coding sequence ATGGCAAAGAAGAAATTAGATAAGGAGGCAGAAAGCACTCCCTCTTCCCCTAGTAAAATTGTGGCTGTATGTAAGAATGAAACAGTTCATTTTGTGATTGGATTGATGCTGGTCATCTTTTCCGTTTACCTGTTGTTGGCTTTTTCCTCCTTCTTCTTTACGGGGGCTGCCGATCAAAGTATTATTGATAGCGGTAGTTCGGCGGATTTGGCGGCTGTTAATAATCAGGTGAAGAATTATGCTGGTTCACGTGGAGCGCAGTTGGCAAGCTATCTGATAAACGACTGTTTCGGTATTTCCTCTTTCTTCATACTTGTTTTTTTGGCAGTGGCAGGATTGAAGTTGATGCGTGTACGTGTGGTCCGCTTGTGGAAGTGGTTTATTGGCTGCACGCTTTTATTAGTCTGGTTCTCCATATTCTTCGGATTTGCTTTTATGGATCATTATCAGGATTCTTTCATTTATCTGGGCGGTATGCATGGATACAATGTCAGTCGTTGGTTAATCTCGCAAGTAGGAGTACCTGGTGTATGGATGATCCTGTTGATAACTGCTATCTGTTTCTTTATATATATAAGTACGCGTACTATTGTTTGGCTGCGTAAACTCTTTGCGTTGAGTTTCTTAAAACGCGAAAAGAAAGAGAAGGAAGAAATCATCCCGGAAGGAGAAGGCGATCAGGAATTCACGACTTCCCAACCGCAGGAAGTGGGGGGCAATTTGGAACGGACGTATAAACAGACACCTCCTCCGGCACCAGTGATGGATATACTGGCTGAAGAACCCGAAGATGAATTCCCTGTCAACCAGCCGGGGTTGGAAGATTCTCCTTTGTCTGATGACAGTGAAGAAGTGACGATGGTGTTTGAACCAACTATTTCCGATCCTGTTCCCGTTGTGCATGACGAACCTTTGGAAGAGACGGAACCCGGGTTTGAAGTAGAACCTGCGACTTCTGAAGAGGAATATGAGGGACCGGAACTCGAACCTTACAATCCTACTAAGGATTTGGAAAACTACCGCTTCCCGACTATTGACCTGATGAAGCATTTCGAAAATGATGATCCGACGATTGACATGGACGAACAAAATGCAAATAAGGATCGTATCATCACTACATTGCGCAGTTTTGGAATCGAAATCAGTACGATTAAAGCAACGGTAGGACCTACGGTAACTCTATACGAAATCACTCCGGAGCAAGGAGTACGTATTTCTAAAATCCGTGGTTTGGAAGATGATATTGCATTAAGTCTTTCTGCTGACGGTATCCGTATCATCGCTCCGATACCGGGTAAAGGAACAATCGGTATTGAAGTGCCGAACAAGAATCCGAAGATCGTTTCCGGACAAAGTGTGATCGGAAGTAAGAAATTCCAGGAATCCAAATATGATCTGCCTATTGTATTGGGTAAGACCATCACGAATGAAGTCTTTATGTTCGACCTTTGCAAGATGCCGCACGTATTGGTGGCAGGTGCAACTGGTCAGGGTAAGTCAGTAGGTTTGAATGCTATTATTACTTCCTTATTATATAAGAAGCATCCGGCAGAATTGAAATTTGTACTGGTCGACCCGAAGAAAGTAGAATTCAGCATCTATTCGGTGATTGAAAATCATTTTCTTGCCAAACTTCCTGATGGAGGCGAACCTATTATTACAGACGTAACAAAGGTTGTGCAAACCCTGAACTCTGTTTGTGTGGAGATGGATACTCGTTATGATCTGTTGAAGATGGCGCATGTACGTAATGTCAGAGAATATAATGAGAAGTTTATCAACCGTCGTCTGAATCCGGAAAAGGGGCATAAGTTTATGCCGTATATCGTAGTGGTTATTGACGAGTTCGGAGATTTGATTATGACTGCCGGTAAGGAAGTGGAACTTCCGATTGCCCGTATTGCGCAGTTGGCACGTGCTGTCGGTATTCACATGATTATTGCTACACAGCGTCCGACTACCAATATCATTACGGGTACGATTAAAGCCAACTTCCCGGCGCGTATCGCTTTCCGTGTATCTGCCATGATGGACTCTCGTACTATTCTTGACCGTCCGGGTGCTAACCGTTTGATTGGTAAGGGGGATATGCTCTTCTTGCAGGGAGCTGATCCGGTGCGTGTACAGTGTGCCTTTATCGATACACCGGAAGTAGAAGAAATTACAAAATTCATTGCCCGTCAGCAGAGTTATCCTACCCCGTTCTTCTTGCCCGAATATGTGAGTGAAGATAGTAATAGTGAAGTAGGGGATATTGATATGGGACGTCTCGACCCGTTGTTTGAAGATGCGGCCCGGTTGGTTGTTATTCATCAGCAAGGTTCCACTTCATTGATTCAGCGTAAATTTGCGATTGGCTATAATCGTGCCGGGCGTATAATGGATCAATTGGAGAAAGCCGGAATTGTAGGTCCTACACAAGGAAGTAAGGCGCGTGACGTGCTGTGCATTGATGATAATGATCTTGAAATGCGATTGAACAATTTACAGTAA
- a CDS encoding LolA-like putative outer membrane lipoprotein chaperone produces MRKYIFSVLIALLSLPVIAQQQQSQAKVILDKTAEAFRKAGGVKADFTVKAVANGLVEGAENGTIQLKGEKFVLKTSDIITWFDGKTQWSYVTKNDEVNVSNPTQEELQQINPYTFLYMYQKGFSYKFGVTKTFRGKAVWEVVLTARDKKQELERITLFVTKDTYEPLYILLQQRGQQTRNEITVTSYQKGQNYTDRVFTFDKKQYPNAEVIDLR; encoded by the coding sequence ATGAGAAAGTACATTTTTAGTGTTTTAATAGCTTTACTGTCTTTGCCTGTGATTGCTCAACAACAGCAGTCCCAGGCTAAAGTCATTCTTGACAAAACGGCAGAGGCGTTTCGCAAAGCAGGTGGCGTGAAGGCTGATTTTACTGTAAAGGCTGTGGCAAACGGCTTGGTAGAAGGTGCCGAAAATGGAACAATTCAGTTGAAAGGAGAGAAATTCGTGCTGAAAACATCTGATATCATCACTTGGTTTGACGGAAAAACGCAATGGAGTTATGTGACCAAGAATGATGAAGTGAATGTCAGTAATCCGACGCAGGAAGAGTTGCAGCAGATAAATCCGTATACCTTTCTGTATATGTATCAGAAAGGGTTCTCTTATAAGTTTGGGGTGACTAAGACGTTTCGTGGAAAAGCCGTTTGGGAAGTCGTTCTGACTGCCAGGGATAAGAAACAGGAGTTGGAACGTATCACTCTTTTTGTGACGAAGGACACTTATGAACCTCTATATATTTTGCTTCAGCAGCGTGGGCAGCAGACACGTAATGAGATAACCGTTACAAGTTATCAGAAGGGGCAAAATTATACGGATCGTGTTTTTACTTTTGATAAAAAACAATATCCCAATGCGGAGGTGATAGATTTGAGATAA
- the trxB gene encoding thioredoxin-disulfide reductase: MAEIEKVKCLIIGSGPAGYTAAIYAGRANLCPVLYEGLQPGGQLTTTTDVENFPGYPEGISGPQLMEDLRAQASRFGTDIRFGIATAADLNKAPYKITIDGDKVIETESLIIATGATAKYLGLEDEKKYAGMGVSACATCDGFFYRKKVVAVVGGGDTACEEAVYLAGLASKVYLIVRKPFLRASKIMQERVMNHDKIEVLFEHNAVGLFGDNGVEGVNLVKRWGEPDEERYSLPIDGFFLAIGHQPNTEIFKEYIDTDEVGYIITEGDSPRTKVPGVFAAGDVADPHYRQAITAAGSGCKAALEAERYLSSKGLV; the protein is encoded by the coding sequence ATGGCAGAAATAGAAAAAGTGAAATGCCTGATTATAGGTTCAGGACCTGCCGGATATACGGCAGCGATTTACGCAGGACGTGCAAATTTATGTCCGGTACTATATGAAGGATTGCAGCCGGGTGGTCAGTTGACTACTACCACAGACGTAGAGAACTTTCCCGGTTATCCGGAAGGTATCAGTGGTCCGCAGTTGATGGAAGATTTGCGTGCACAGGCAAGCCGTTTCGGAACAGATATTCGTTTCGGTATCGCTACGGCAGCAGATTTAAACAAAGCTCCTTATAAAATAACAATTGACGGTGATAAAGTGATTGAAACGGAATCATTGATTATTGCTACCGGGGCAACTGCTAAATATCTGGGGCTGGAGGATGAAAAGAAATATGCCGGAATGGGTGTAAGCGCTTGTGCTACTTGTGACGGATTTTTCTATCGTAAGAAAGTGGTTGCTGTAGTTGGTGGAGGTGATACTGCTTGTGAAGAAGCGGTTTATCTTGCCGGTCTTGCATCTAAAGTATATCTGATTGTCCGTAAACCTTTCTTGCGTGCATCGAAGATCATGCAAGAACGTGTCATGAACCACGATAAGATTGAAGTTCTTTTTGAACACAATGCAGTTGGTTTGTTTGGTGATAATGGCGTAGAGGGTGTAAATCTGGTGAAACGTTGGGGTGAACCGGATGAAGAACGTTATAGTTTGCCTATCGACGGTTTCTTCCTGGCTATCGGACATCAACCGAATACTGAAATATTTAAGGAGTATATCGATACGGACGAAGTAGGTTATATCATCACAGAAGGTGATAGCCCTCGTACGAAAGTACCCGGAGTTTTTGCGGCGGGAGATGTGGCAGATCCGCATTACCGCCAGGCTATTACAGCTGCGGGAAGTGGATGTAAGGCTGCTTTGGAGGCAGAACGCTATCTCTCTTCTAAAGGACTTGTATGA
- a CDS encoding thioredoxin domain-containing protein produces MKRIITKMYLCLLAFCITGGISAQTQNSMTEVIPFETIDGKIIVEATINGEVADFVLDLSGHNALLPEALKKLNINTEKRGTFSSYQDFVFKQVPVGKVYEMGTVAIGKNTFANDLPAFTLEDEPYLRKLGVMGVLSGAVFRTSVLTIDMQRKKITITQPYRPSYMKLNYRENFNLITGLGVVCPINIQGKPISLVLDTWSEGLVNLTEADFNTWNTQYTKGSNQKVSNEYKEISQEEESLILPETMFVKTKIEDAIAVKNPFLKRSVLGKKILDYGIISIDYIHQKIYFQPFDMVPIPEAEAKVTETKVEDGKLNPITRQFFLEHIFDYRKGNDFIYNGDKPIVIDFWATWCGPCMRLLPEMEKLAEKYKGKVIFYKVNADKEKDLCSHFSVQALPTLFFIPVGGKPIIEVGATPEKYVQIIEEQLLK; encoded by the coding sequence ATGAAACGAATAATAACCAAGATGTATCTCTGTTTGCTTGCATTTTGTATCACAGGAGGCATCAGTGCACAAACACAAAACAGTATGACAGAGGTCATTCCATTCGAAACTATTGATGGGAAAATTATCGTGGAAGCCACTATAAATGGTGAAGTGGCTGACTTTGTCCTTGATTTATCGGGACATAACGCTCTACTTCCTGAAGCTCTCAAAAAGTTAAACATCAATACAGAAAAGAGAGGAACTTTTAGTTCTTACCAAGATTTTGTATTTAAACAGGTACCTGTTGGAAAGGTATATGAAATGGGGACAGTAGCTATTGGTAAAAATACATTTGCAAACGATCTTCCGGCTTTCACATTAGAAGACGAACCTTATCTACGCAAGCTAGGGGTTATGGGTGTATTAAGTGGTGCTGTTTTCCGCACTTCTGTATTAACCATTGACATGCAACGGAAGAAAATTACGATTACACAGCCCTACCGTCCTTCTTATATGAAACTTAACTATCGGGAAAATTTTAACCTGATAACGGGATTAGGAGTAGTATGCCCGATAAACATTCAAGGAAAGCCGATATCTCTTGTCCTGGATACATGGAGTGAAGGATTAGTGAATCTTACTGAAGCTGATTTCAATACATGGAACACACAATATACCAAAGGAAGTAACCAGAAAGTCTCCAATGAATATAAAGAAATAAGTCAAGAAGAGGAAAGCCTCATCCTACCTGAAACGATGTTTGTAAAAACAAAGATTGAAGATGCCATAGCAGTGAAAAACCCATTCTTGAAACGTTCCGTATTAGGCAAAAAGATACTGGACTACGGAATTATATCTATTGACTATATTCATCAGAAAATTTACTTCCAACCATTCGATATGGTTCCTATACCGGAAGCGGAAGCTAAAGTGACGGAAACAAAAGTTGAAGATGGTAAATTGAATCCAATTACCCGCCAGTTCTTCCTCGAACACATTTTCGACTACCGGAAAGGAAATGATTTCATCTATAATGGAGACAAACCGATAGTTATCGATTTTTGGGCTACGTGGTGCGGTCCATGTATGCGTCTACTTCCGGAAATGGAGAAACTAGCTGAAAAATATAAAGGAAAAGTTATATTCTATAAGGTAAATGCTGATAAAGAAAAAGATTTATGCAGCCATTTTAGTGTACAGGCATTGCCTACGTTATTCTTCATCCCGGTAGGCGGCAAGCCAATAATCGAGGTTGGTGCCACGCCGGAAAAGTATGTGCAAATCATTGAAGAACAACTCCTGAAATAA
- a CDS encoding aspartyl protease family protein, producing the protein MKRIGILNGLWLLLFLNCGQATVAQIQNKVCDTIPYEFIQEKIIIPVTVNGVNVKYIVDTGGRTGTMYDAATEMKATAAGYTRISDVNAQGSNYQEAHVQNISIGKNYKIKQLKTMVLPKDPFFTGLGVVGILGGDAFAQSVITFDSRSKIMVINYPYRPEKLKVTDGIPLLDETEHHSIVNVRLGNNDLKVLFDTGAGGFLLYCTEDYNRLADISQVTNHGYGIVAAGITGLGKPVDIKKVSVPSINIMGKEFTNVGSTTTVMNGTIIGVDLLKYGKVIIDYMRRRFYFLPFEEGKTDMGGVPALWNVSILPRNERFEITTIWDSMKDTVAFGDEVININGTSLKDCPMSQMAVEEIMNAIPGDTGYIIIKKDNQEKRIEIRKEK; encoded by the coding sequence ATGAAAAGAATAGGAATACTGAACGGCTTATGGCTGCTATTATTTCTAAACTGCGGACAAGCAACGGTAGCGCAAATCCAGAATAAAGTTTGCGATACCATTCCTTATGAATTCATTCAGGAGAAAATCATTATACCCGTTACTGTTAATGGCGTAAATGTAAAATACATCGTTGATACAGGAGGAAGAACCGGGACTATGTACGACGCCGCAACTGAAATGAAAGCTACTGCCGCAGGATATACGCGCATTTCCGATGTGAATGCACAAGGCTCCAACTATCAGGAAGCTCACGTACAAAATATTTCCATCGGAAAGAACTACAAAATCAAACAGTTGAAAACGATGGTACTACCTAAAGATCCCTTCTTCACAGGGCTGGGAGTTGTCGGAATTCTTGGAGGAGATGCCTTTGCACAGTCGGTAATAACCTTCGATTCCCGTTCTAAAATAATGGTAATCAACTATCCTTATCGTCCCGAAAAGTTAAAAGTTACAGATGGAATTCCGCTGTTGGATGAAACGGAACATCATTCCATTGTCAACGTTCGCTTAGGAAACAATGATTTAAAAGTTCTGTTCGACACAGGTGCCGGAGGCTTTCTGCTTTATTGTACGGAAGATTACAATAGGTTGGCTGACATTTCGCAAGTTACCAATCATGGATATGGTATCGTAGCTGCCGGAATAACAGGGTTGGGCAAACCGGTAGATATTAAAAAGGTATCTGTACCTTCCATCAATATCATGGGAAAAGAATTCACAAATGTAGGTAGTACAACAACTGTCATGAATGGAACGATCATCGGGGTGGATTTACTGAAATATGGTAAAGTGATTATTGATTATATGCGGAGACGTTTTTACTTCCTCCCCTTTGAAGAAGGAAAAACCGACATGGGAGGTGTTCCCGCTCTTTGGAACGTAAGTATATTACCACGCAACGAAAGATTCGAAATTACAACTATATGGGATAGCATGAAAGATACAGTTGCTTTCGGCGACGAAGTGATTAATATCAACGGAACTTCTCTTAAAGATTGCCCCATGAGCCAGATGGCCGTAGAAGAAATTATGAATGCTATACCTGGTGATACTGGCTATATTATCATCAAAAAAGATAATCAAGAGAAAAGAATTGAAATCAGGAAAGAGAAATAA